In the Streptomyces sp. 840.1 genome, one interval contains:
- a CDS encoding phosphopantetheine-binding protein has product MIEEQFLVEFDDELTDQSDLFKAGVIDSFGYVQLLGSIEEEFSIQLKDEDFLKNILTSLESIDAFVAKKIAERDDR; this is encoded by the coding sequence ATGATCGAGGAACAGTTTCTCGTTGAATTCGATGACGAACTGACCGACCAGAGCGACCTCTTCAAGGCCGGAGTGATCGACTCTTTCGGATACGTTCAGCTTCTCGGCTCCATCGAGGAAGAATTCTCGATCCAGCTGAAGGACGAGGACTTCCTCAAAAACATTCTCACCTCGCTGGAATCCATCGACGCCTTCGTGGCGAAGAAGATCGCCGAGCGCGACGACCGCTGA
- a CDS encoding ACP S-malonyltransferase translates to MFAILFPGQGSQFRGMGADVFGHYPGITRFACDLLGYDLPARCRDNQDDVLARTECTQPALFTVNALHAFERRREEARPADCYLGHSLGEYNALLAAGVFDFETGLRIVKKRGELMAAASGGGMTAVMNTPVERLLEVLGADGVEGVDVAAHNTDTQVVIAGADGALRAAHTSLRERNIRFAPLRVGAAFHSRAMESARTAFEVFLREFTFAEPSVTVISNAGARPYEGSVIPEMLSRQFVEPVRWVESVRYLLDRDAGLECEEIGGTSLLRMVRSIAKFSPLGTLTKSGI, encoded by the coding sequence GTGTTCGCGATTCTTTTTCCTGGTCAGGGCTCACAGTTCCGGGGTATGGGCGCAGATGTTTTCGGCCACTATCCGGGCATCACGCGATTCGCCTGCGATCTCCTCGGATACGACCTCCCCGCACGCTGCCGCGACAACCAGGACGACGTGCTCGCCCGTACGGAGTGCACGCAGCCGGCCCTCTTCACCGTCAACGCGCTGCACGCTTTCGAGCGGAGGCGCGAGGAGGCACGGCCCGCCGACTGCTACCTCGGGCACAGCCTGGGGGAGTACAACGCGCTCCTCGCCGCCGGGGTCTTCGACTTCGAGACCGGTCTCCGGATCGTCAAGAAGCGCGGCGAGCTGATGGCCGCCGCTTCGGGGGGCGGTATGACCGCGGTCATGAACACCCCGGTCGAGCGCCTCCTGGAGGTGCTGGGCGCCGACGGAGTCGAGGGGGTGGACGTGGCGGCCCACAACACCGACACCCAGGTCGTGATCGCCGGAGCCGACGGCGCGCTCCGGGCCGCCCACACCTCCCTGCGGGAACGGAACATACGCTTCGCCCCGCTGCGGGTCGGCGCCGCCTTCCACTCGCGCGCCATGGAATCCGCGCGCACCGCATTCGAGGTATTTCTCCGTGAATTCACCTTCGCGGAACCCTCGGTGACCGTGATATCCAATGCGGGCGCACGCCCCTATGAAGGGAGCGTGATTCCGGAGATGCTGAGCCGACAGTTCGTCGAACCCGTTCGATGGGTCGAAAGCGTCCGCTATCTCCTCGACCGGGACGCCGGGCTGGAGTGCGAAGAGATAGGCGGCACATCGCTGCTCCGTATGGTGAGAAGCATCGCTAAATTCAGCCCTCTGGGAACTCTGACGAAAAGCGGGATATGA
- a CDS encoding BTAD domain-containing putative transcriptional regulator, whose protein sequence is MGQENMSAYQAEGASPPSQPSALSGPALQVLGPMSARYQCRDVPLGPPRRRALLALLLIRLGRVVPTTVLIEELWRDARPQQAVATLQSHISHLRRVLAPGAGPARSAILRYQAPGYVLRLAPEQVDVYRFEQLFSTGRRLLASQNPLAAREHLTRALKLWHGAPYAEFLTHPSLADENARLEQMRLTALEASAEAGLLLGRTAEVVTELEREVRQHPARERMVGHLMTALFRSGRQAEALQLYAWTRSYLVEEFGVDTSADLQRLHTALLRQDLGDRRARGGPAQPAATTFPRQVRTTISRRPMSAAEPPARPAVRTQETPDGPEPGAPARSGTASTSPGESEISSPLIGRERELGLLVAAMAGTVAGRGHLACVLGFSGLGKTHLVMELVQRLRALDENIETIQSSSFSGEGVPPYWLWTQVLRRLSAARPEAFRSAAAPFGPLLAPLLPGWPTDPDRGPGPGDPQTPFRTHDALCEILLALAAQRPLVLLLEDVHRADAPSLDVLRLLANRRQGHPLGIVLTGWDLETWPDTSRYGTMTEMLRGPNTQVLRLGALTLPDVTALVEAHAGTGVDRRIVEVLRRQSVGSPSFVLQMLSLLGEAGDLQDPHSADELLSLVVPCARRVLRQEFAELPGPVLRLLRLCAIAAPDIELESLCRASGGDGAAAIVESAVRHGLLASSREAGGRLRLTPPRAREVLVGELSGEESQRLHAAYAEALHPRSGEEVPPERSDRIAHHAWHAKGVMNPERALPWFLTAAENAGARLASDDRLMWLRRAISLTGSLPDGSAARGLAPQLHWELAHLLGHVRGFGDTEAETEILRGQAPGLPPHRCDDPAVLSMLSASFLVRGRYDESGQLTARLKAIAARTGAPAARLGAVYGEGMELFIRDRLPDAVRSFEHGVELSERLAREGRLPDGMYRSDPRVYFRTHDVFARWLMGERLAAAEQCRRLMRLTQWGDRPWDRVHALYVNAMVAAWEEDPDSARAFGTEGVELSVKHGLSPWAAMLHVPLGWALTYAGQREGIPKMVNALTEMRLSRTRIHLPLHLGLLAQAQHHAEQREGATDTLRTLLAVAEHHHEYVYLHSALPATLLLDELLGKEMREAAGAVD, encoded by the coding sequence ATGGGGCAGGAGAATATGTCCGCGTATCAGGCTGAGGGGGCGTCGCCGCCCTCACAACCGTCCGCACTTTCCGGGCCGGCGCTTCAGGTGCTGGGGCCCATGTCGGCGCGGTACCAATGCCGTGACGTCCCGCTCGGACCACCACGTCGCCGGGCGCTCCTGGCCCTCCTCCTCATCAGACTGGGCCGCGTCGTGCCCACCACGGTGCTCATCGAGGAACTGTGGCGGGACGCCCGTCCTCAGCAGGCTGTCGCCACCCTGCAGAGTCACATCTCCCACCTGCGCAGGGTCCTGGCCCCCGGGGCCGGCCCCGCCAGGTCCGCGATCCTGCGCTACCAGGCCCCGGGCTACGTCCTCCGGCTCGCGCCCGAGCAGGTGGACGTGTACCGCTTCGAGCAGCTCTTCTCCACCGGACGCCGACTCCTCGCGAGCCAGAACCCCTTGGCCGCCCGGGAGCACCTCACCAGGGCGCTCAAGCTGTGGCACGGCGCCCCGTACGCGGAGTTCCTCACCCACCCGTCGCTCGCCGACGAGAACGCCCGGCTGGAGCAGATGCGGCTCACCGCCCTCGAAGCCTCCGCCGAGGCCGGGCTCCTCCTGGGCCGGACCGCCGAGGTGGTCACCGAACTGGAACGCGAGGTCCGTCAGCACCCGGCCAGGGAGCGGATGGTGGGCCACCTGATGACCGCACTGTTCCGGTCGGGCCGACAGGCCGAAGCGCTACAGCTGTACGCGTGGACGCGGAGCTATCTGGTCGAGGAGTTCGGGGTGGACACGAGCGCCGATCTCCAGCGGCTTCACACCGCCCTCCTCCGGCAGGACCTGGGCGACCGACGTGCGCGCGGCGGTCCTGCCCAACCTGCGGCGACCACCTTTCCGCGGCAGGTCCGGACAACGATATCGAGAAGGCCCATGAGCGCCGCGGAGCCTCCGGCCCGGCCGGCCGTGCGCACCCAGGAGACGCCGGACGGCCCGGAGCCCGGGGCGCCCGCGCGTTCCGGCACCGCTTCGACCTCGCCGGGCGAATCCGAGATCTCATCCCCCTTGATAGGCCGTGAAAGGGAGTTGGGACTTCTGGTCGCCGCCATGGCCGGGACAGTGGCCGGTCGTGGACATCTCGCGTGCGTACTCGGTTTCTCCGGACTCGGGAAAACCCATCTCGTGATGGAACTGGTCCAGCGTCTCCGAGCACTGGACGAGAACATCGAAACGATTCAGAGCAGTAGCTTCTCCGGCGAGGGAGTTCCGCCCTACTGGCTGTGGACCCAGGTGCTGCGCCGGCTCTCGGCGGCGCGGCCCGAGGCCTTCCGGTCCGCCGCGGCGCCGTTCGGCCCGCTGCTGGCGCCGCTGCTGCCCGGGTGGCCGACGGACCCGGACAGGGGCCCCGGGCCGGGCGACCCGCAGACCCCCTTCCGGACCCACGACGCGCTCTGCGAGATCCTGCTCGCCCTGGCGGCGCAGCGGCCTCTGGTGCTCCTGCTGGAGGACGTGCACCGGGCGGACGCGCCGTCGCTGGACGTGCTCCGCCTGCTGGCCAACCGCCGCCAGGGGCATCCGCTCGGCATCGTGCTGACCGGCTGGGACCTGGAGACCTGGCCGGACACTTCCCGGTACGGGACGATGACCGAGATGCTCAGGGGCCCCAACACGCAGGTCCTGCGGCTCGGGGCACTGACGCTCCCCGACGTCACCGCCCTGGTCGAAGCGCACGCCGGGACGGGCGTCGACCGGCGCATCGTGGAGGTTCTCCGCCGGCAGTCCGTGGGCAGCCCCTCCTTCGTCCTCCAGATGCTCTCCCTCCTCGGCGAGGCCGGCGACCTCCAGGACCCCCACTCCGCGGACGAGTTGCTGAGCCTCGTCGTTCCGTGCGCGCGCAGGGTCCTCCGCCAGGAGTTCGCCGAACTGCCGGGGCCAGTCCTGCGGCTTCTGCGGCTGTGCGCCATCGCCGCACCCGACATCGAACTGGAATCCCTGTGCCGCGCCTCCGGCGGCGACGGCGCCGCGGCGATCGTGGAGTCGGCGGTCCGGCACGGTCTGCTCGCCTCCTCCCGGGAGGCCGGCGGCCGGCTCCGGCTCACCCCGCCGCGCGCCCGGGAGGTGCTCGTGGGCGAGCTCAGCGGCGAGGAGAGCCAGCGGCTGCACGCCGCGTACGCGGAAGCCCTGCACCCGCGCTCCGGCGAAGAGGTCCCCCCGGAGCGGAGCGACCGCATAGCCCACCACGCCTGGCACGCCAAGGGCGTCATGAACCCGGAGCGGGCGCTGCCCTGGTTCCTGACAGCGGCCGAGAACGCGGGAGCGCGGCTGGCCTCCGACGACCGGCTGATGTGGTTACGCCGTGCCATCTCCCTCACCGGCTCCCTCCCCGACGGTTCGGCCGCCCGGGGTCTCGCGCCCCAGCTGCACTGGGAACTGGCCCATCTGCTGGGCCACGTACGCGGGTTCGGCGACACCGAGGCCGAGACGGAGATCCTCCGGGGGCAGGCCCCGGGCTTGCCCCCGCACCGGTGCGACGACCCGGCCGTTCTGTCGATGCTGAGCGCGTCGTTCCTCGTCCGCGGGCGCTACGACGAGTCGGGACAGCTGACCGCCCGGCTGAAGGCCATCGCCGCCCGCACCGGCGCCCCTGCGGCTCGGCTGGGCGCGGTGTACGGCGAGGGGATGGAGCTGTTCATCCGCGACCGGCTGCCCGACGCGGTGCGTTCGTTCGAGCACGGTGTGGAGCTGTCCGAACGGCTGGCGCGCGAGGGCCGGCTGCCTGACGGCATGTACCGGTCCGATCCGCGCGTCTACTTCCGCACCCACGACGTCTTCGCCCGCTGGCTGATGGGCGAACGCCTGGCCGCGGCCGAGCAGTGCCGTCGTCTCATGAGGCTGACTCAGTGGGGCGACAGGCCCTGGGATCGTGTCCATGCCCTCTACGTCAACGCGATGGTGGCCGCGTGGGAGGAGGATCCGGACTCGGCCAGGGCCTTCGGGACGGAGGGCGTCGAACTCTCCGTCAAGCACGGCCTGTCCCCGTGGGCGGCAATGCTGCATGTCCCGCTGGGCTGGGCCCTCACGTACGCCGGACAGCGGGAGGGCATCCCGAAAATGGTGAACGCGCTGACCGAGATGCGCCTGTCCCGGACGAGAATCCACCTTCCCCTCCACCTCGGTCTGCTGGCGCAGGCTCAGCATCATGCCGAGCAGCGGGAGGGGGCCACGGACACGCTGCGTACTCTGCTCGCGGTCGCCGAGCACCACCACGAGTACGTGTACCTCCACTCCGCCCTCCCCGCCACACTCCTGCTCGACGAGCTTCTGGGCAAGGAGATGCGGGAAGCCGCGGGTGCGGTCGACTGA
- the asnB gene encoding asparagine synthase (glutamine-hydrolyzing) — MCGIAGFVSPSLEAGATPEVMASMLSLIRHRGPDEAGYYLDDGVAMGTVRLSVIDLSSGAQPMADPSDRYWICFNGELYNHIELRQELRSLGRRFRTRSDTEVVLQAWAQWGTACLPRFNGAFAFAIRDAVSGDLFLARDRYGKRPLFYSGHGSGTGRSGDFLFASEMKAFQAFPGFRFELDPTELASAFAVWTPLPDRTPFRHIRQLPMGSFLTVRGGRTDLTTYAELELDVEPFTGSAREAITLVRDSLRESVEMRLRSDVEVGVYLSGGLDSSIVTALATDLSSHEVRTFSVEFDEAAFDESGSQHVVASHLGTLHSSIAVGGADIAANFPSAVYHAEVPAFRTAFVPMYMLSRHVRDAGIKVILSGEGADEAFLGYSLFRETLLRAAWHDLSEDERTARIGVLHPELSHFGPANRARLKSLFEQFAVERLPGLFSHELRYQNGRFAARLLKERSDPFAHLLALTASTPGYAALSPVQKAQWLEFKTLLPGYLLSTQGERMSLAHGVENRCPFLDPAVVRAAASVNLRFDDGSEEKFLLKEAFRGELPESSLARRKQPYRAPGAAVFKDQRPDYLDLLLSDTELSRIDGIDHAFAKKLVAKIMATPSEGISTKEDQAFVYLLSTAVLHQQFVDTRSLGKEGRPEAELKVDTIVDLRNSSGPRPAGQALPAAGGAR, encoded by the coding sequence ATGTGCGGAATCGCAGGCTTCGTCTCGCCCTCGCTCGAAGCCGGGGCCACGCCCGAGGTCATGGCCTCGATGCTGTCGCTCATCCGTCACCGCGGTCCGGACGAGGCGGGCTACTACCTGGACGACGGCGTGGCCATGGGCACGGTCAGGCTGTCGGTCATCGACCTCTCCTCGGGAGCCCAGCCCATGGCGGACCCGTCGGACCGCTACTGGATCTGCTTCAACGGCGAGTTGTACAACCACATCGAACTCCGCCAGGAACTGCGATCACTGGGCCGGCGTTTCCGCACCCGCTCGGACACCGAAGTCGTCCTGCAGGCATGGGCCCAATGGGGAACCGCATGCCTGCCCCGTTTTAACGGCGCCTTCGCGTTCGCCATCCGGGACGCGGTGTCCGGGGACCTCTTCCTGGCCAGGGACAGATACGGCAAGCGCCCGCTCTTCTACAGCGGCCACGGGAGCGGCACGGGCCGGAGCGGGGACTTCCTCTTCGCCTCGGAGATGAAGGCATTCCAGGCATTCCCGGGATTCCGCTTCGAGCTGGACCCCACTGAACTCGCCTCCGCTTTCGCGGTGTGGACCCCGCTGCCCGACCGGACCCCCTTCCGGCACATCCGCCAACTGCCCATGGGAAGCTTCCTGACCGTACGCGGCGGACGCACGGATCTGACCACCTACGCCGAACTCGAACTCGACGTCGAACCGTTCACCGGTTCCGCCCGGGAAGCGATCACATTAGTCCGCGACAGCCTCCGTGAAAGCGTCGAGATGCGGCTGCGGAGCGACGTCGAGGTCGGCGTCTACCTGAGCGGCGGTCTGGACTCGTCCATCGTCACCGCGCTGGCGACCGATCTCTCCTCGCACGAGGTCCGCACCTTCTCGGTGGAGTTCGATGAGGCGGCCTTCGACGAATCGGGCAGCCAGCACGTCGTCGCCTCGCACCTCGGGACGCTCCACTCGTCCATCGCCGTGGGCGGCGCGGACATCGCCGCGAACTTTCCGTCCGCCGTGTACCACGCCGAAGTCCCCGCGTTCCGCACCGCGTTCGTGCCCATGTACATGCTCTCCCGGCATGTGCGCGACGCCGGTATCAAGGTGATCCTCAGCGGCGAGGGCGCCGACGAGGCGTTCCTCGGCTACTCGCTCTTCCGCGAGACCTTGCTGCGCGCCGCGTGGCACGACCTCTCCGAAGACGAACGGACGGCTCGGATCGGCGTCCTCCACCCGGAACTGAGCCACTTCGGCCCCGCGAACCGGGCACGGCTGAAAAGCCTGTTCGAGCAGTTCGCGGTCGAACGGCTGCCCGGTCTCTTCTCGCACGAACTCCGCTACCAGAACGGCCGATTCGCCGCGCGACTGCTGAAGGAACGGAGCGATCCGTTCGCGCACCTCCTGGCCCTGACAGCGTCGACACCCGGGTACGCCGCACTGAGTCCCGTGCAGAAGGCCCAGTGGCTCGAATTCAAGACCCTCCTGCCCGGCTACCTCCTCTCCACCCAGGGAGAGCGCATGAGTCTCGCCCACGGCGTTGAGAACCGCTGCCCCTTCCTCGACCCCGCGGTGGTTCGCGCGGCGGCCTCGGTCAATCTGCGGTTTGACGACGGCTCCGAGGAGAAGTTCCTCCTCAAGGAGGCCTTCCGGGGCGAGCTGCCGGAGTCGAGCCTCGCCCGGCGCAAGCAGCCGTACCGCGCCCCGGGGGCGGCCGTCTTCAAGGACCAGCGGCCCGACTACCTGGACCTGCTGCTCTCGGACACGGAGCTGAGCAGGATCGACGGAATCGATCACGCGTTCGCGAAGAAGCTCGTGGCGAAGATCATGGCCACACCCAGCGAGGGGATCAGCACCAAGGAGGACCAGGCCTTCGTCTACCTGCTGTCGACCGCCGTCCTCCACCAGCAGTTCGTGGACACCCGGAGCCTGGGCAAGGAAGGCCGCCCGGAAGCGGAGCTGAAGGTGGACACGATCGTCGATCTCCGCAACTCCAGCGGGCCGAGGCCGGCCGGGCAGGCCCTCCCCGCGGCGGGAGGCGCCCGATGA